Proteins from one Syngnathus scovelli strain Florida chromosome 17, RoL_Ssco_1.2, whole genome shotgun sequence genomic window:
- the LOC125985541 gene encoding vimentin gives MSTFRAAPPQSSYKKMFGGDRTVRSSYSSRQYSAPMRTNRVLSYGAPGGAGGMVFATKTQRLRSSSAAMPRLASEQLDFSLSDAINSEFIANRTSEKVQMQSLNDRFASYIEKVRFLEQQNKILLAELEQLRGKGTSRVGDLYEDQMRELRRQVDQLSNEKARVEVHRDNLADDIGRLRDKLQDEMSLREEAEANMQGFRQDVDNAALARLDLERKVESLQEEIDFLKKLHDEEIVELQNQIHMQQHVQVDMDVAKPDLTAALRDVRLQYENLASKNIQESEEWYKSKFADLTEAAVRNNEALRLAKQEANDYRRQVQAVTCEADALKGTNESLERQMREMEDNFSAETAGYQETVARLEDDIHNMKDEMARHLREYQDLLNVKMALDIEIATYRKLLEGEESRISTPMLNLSSLNLRETMIDYKPQVETSTTKKVFIKTIETRDGQVINESTQNHDDME, from the exons ATGTCTACTTTCAGAGCAGCACCTCCTCAGTCCTCCTACAAAAAGATGTTCGGCGGAGATAGAACCGTGAGAAGCAGCTACTCCAGCCGTCAGTATTCCGCTCCCATGCGCACCAACCGGGTGTTGTCTTATGGAGCACCCGGAGGCGCCGGCGGCATGGTCTTCGCCACCAAGACGCAGCGTCTGCGCAGCAGCAGCGCGGCCATGCCCCGGCTGGCTTCGGAGCAGCTGGACTTCTCGCTGTCCGACGCCATCAACAGCGAGTTCATCGCCAACCGCACCAGCGAGAAGGTCCAGATGCAGTCGCTCAACGACCGCTTCGCCAGCTACATCGAGAAGGTGCGCTTTCTGGAGCAGCAGAATAAGATCTTGCTCGCCGAGCTGGAGCAGCTCCGTGGCAAAGGTACGTCGCGAGTTGGTGACCTGTACGAGGACCAGATGAGGGAGCTGAGGCGCCAGGTGGACCAGCTGAGCAACGAGAAGGCTCGGGTGGAAGTGCATCGGGACAACTTGGCCGATGACATCGGGAGGCTCAGGGACAA GTTGCAGGATGAGATGTCCCTGAGGGAGGAGGCCGAGGCAAACATGCAGGGCTTCCGTCAG GATGTGGACAACGCTGCCCTCGCCAGATTGGACCTAGAGAGGAAGGTGGAATCCCTCCAGGAGGAAATCGACTTCCTCAAGAAGCTGCATGATGAG GAAATAGTGGAGCTGCAGAACCAGATCCACATGCAGCAGCATGTGCAGGTGGACATGGACGTGGCCAAACCGGACCTCACGGCCGCTCTGAGGGACGTCCGCCTGCAGTATGAGAACCTGGCTTCCAAAAACATCCAGGAGTCTGAGGAGTGGTACAAATCCAAG TTTGCTGACCTCACTGAAGCGGCCGTTCGCAACAATGAAGCTCTGAGGCTGGCCAAGCAGGAGGCCAACGATTACAGACGCCAGGTTCAGGCTGTCACCTGTGAGGCTGATGCTCTCAAGGGGACC AACGAGTCGCTGGAGCGGCAGATGCGAGAGATGGAGGACAATTTCTCAGCCGAGACGGCGGGCTATCAAGAGACGGTGGCTCGACTGGAGGATGATATTCATAACATGAAGGATGAGATGGCTCGCCACCTGCGGGAGTACCAGGACCTCCTCAACGTCAAGATGGCCCTGGACATCGAGATCGCCACCTACAGGAAGCTGCTGGAAGGAGAGGAAAGCAG AATCTCCACCCCGATGCTGAACCTCTCCTCCCTCAACCTGAGAG AAACCATGATTGACTACAAACCTCAAGTGGAAACCTCAACCACCAAGAAGGTTTTCATCAAGACCATCGAGACCAGAGATGGTCAG GTGATCAACGAGTCGACTCAGAACCACGATGACATGGAGTAA